The Kitasatospora setae KM-6054 genome contains a region encoding:
- a CDS encoding IucA/IucC family protein, protein MLAKLLGEFAYEELLDPRAEGGDRYLLRLPDADYRFTARRGAYGSWRVEPGSVEGGDDPLRFLQRARHVLGLSGDTTGHLVRELTATLIADAHLRATALTAAELADLDHVALEGRQTGHPWIVANKGRLGFSATDAAGWTPEARLPRTLPWLAVHRSLAEFRGDPTIYDTELDPAFRRQLGDRADEFHLLPVHPWQWDETVVGLFAPWIADGRIIPLPTDGDLRLPQQSIRSFFNLSRPDRCTVKLPLAVLNTLVWRGLPTERALAAPAVTGWIHRLRDGDPYLRDECRVVLLGEIASVTVEHPLYRDLPDAPYQYKELLGAIWREPLGRHLEPGERARTLAALLQTGSDGRALTAELVARSGLAPREWAERLFAAMLPPLLHFLYRYGLVFSPHGENAIVVFDRDDVPVRLAVKDFVDDVNLSDQPLAELADLPADIAGVLNREEPDYLCQFLHSGLFIGVYRYLAPLMEDQLGLPEQEFWGLLAERIRACQRRFPELADRHKLFDLFAPRIDRLCLNRNRLLLDGYRDRPDRPHAAVHGQVDNPLHAAAPPPARLPAQPSRAVSPAP, encoded by the coding sequence ATGCTCGCCAAACTGCTCGGCGAGTTCGCCTACGAGGAGCTGCTGGACCCGCGGGCCGAGGGCGGCGACCGCTACCTGCTGCGCCTGCCCGACGCCGACTACCGGTTCACCGCCCGCCGCGGCGCGTACGGCAGCTGGCGGGTCGAGCCGGGGTCGGTCGAGGGCGGCGACGACCCGCTGCGCTTCCTCCAGCGGGCCCGGCACGTGCTCGGGCTGAGCGGCGACACCACCGGCCACCTGGTGCGCGAGCTCACCGCCACGCTGATCGCCGACGCCCACCTGCGGGCCACCGCGCTGACCGCCGCCGAACTCGCCGACCTCGACCACGTCGCCCTGGAGGGCCGGCAGACCGGCCACCCGTGGATCGTCGCCAACAAGGGCCGGCTCGGCTTCTCCGCCACCGACGCGGCCGGCTGGACCCCGGAGGCCCGGCTGCCGCGCACCCTGCCCTGGCTGGCCGTGCACCGCAGCCTGGCCGAGTTCCGCGGCGACCCGACCATCTACGACACCGAGCTCGACCCCGCCTTCCGCCGCCAACTCGGCGACCGCGCCGACGAGTTCCACCTGCTTCCGGTGCACCCCTGGCAGTGGGACGAGACCGTGGTCGGCCTGTTCGCGCCGTGGATCGCCGACGGCCGGATCATCCCGCTGCCCACCGACGGCGACCTGCGGCTGCCCCAGCAGTCGATCCGCTCCTTCTTCAACCTCAGCCGCCCCGACCGGTGCACCGTCAAGCTGCCGCTCGCCGTCCTCAACACCCTGGTCTGGCGCGGCCTGCCCACCGAGCGCGCGCTCGCCGCCCCCGCCGTCACCGGCTGGATCCACCGGCTGCGCGACGGCGACCCGTACCTGCGCGACGAGTGCCGGGTGGTGCTGCTCGGCGAGATCGCCTCGGTCACCGTCGAGCACCCGCTGTACCGCGACCTGCCCGACGCGCCCTACCAGTACAAGGAACTGCTCGGCGCGATCTGGCGCGAACCGCTCGGCCGCCACCTGGAGCCCGGCGAGCGCGCCCGCACGCTGGCCGCGCTGCTGCAGACCGGCTCGGACGGGCGGGCGCTGACCGCCGAGCTGGTGGCCCGCTCCGGGCTGGCCCCCCGGGAGTGGGCCGAGCGGCTGTTCGCCGCGATGCTGCCGCCGCTGCTGCACTTCCTGTACCGCTACGGCCTGGTGTTCTCCCCGCACGGCGAGAACGCCATCGTGGTCTTCGACCGGGACGACGTGCCGGTCCGGCTCGCGGTCAAGGACTTCGTCGACGACGTCAACCTCAGCGACCAGCCGCTGGCCGAACTCGCCGACCTGCCCGCCGACATCGCCGGGGTGCTCAACCGGGAGGAGCCCGACTACCTCTGCCAGTTCCTGCACTCCGGCCTGTTCATCGGCGTCTACCGCTACCTCGCCCCGCTCATGGAGGACCAACTCGGCCTGCCCGAGCAGGAGTTCTGGGGGCTGCTGGCCGAGCGGATCCGGGCCTGCCAGCGCCGGTTCCCCGAACTCGCCGACCGGCACAAGCTGTTCGACCTGTTCGCGCCCCGGATCGACCGGCTCTGCCTGAACCGCAACCGGCTGCTGCTGGACGGCTACCGGGACCGCCCCGACCGCCCGCACGCCGCCGTGCACGGCCAGGTCGACAACCCGCTGCACGCCGCCGCCCCGCCGCCCGCCCGGCTCCCCGCCCAGCCGTCCCGGGCTGTCAGTCCCGCCCCGTAG
- a CDS encoding ATP-dependent DNA helicase translates to MTNDTTEPLPGGPETAETPAPAPASRLPELLHAAVAAVGGTERPGQVRMAEAVSAAVDDGEHLLVQAGTGTGKSLAYLVPALAHGDRVVVATATLALQRQLVERDLPRTVEALHPVLRRRPLFAMLKGRSNYLCLHRANEGTPSDEGEGLFDPVDALGGPTGKLGKDVLRLREWAEETETGDRDDLTPGVSDRAWAQLAVTSKECLGASRCAYGEECFAEQARERAKLADVVVTNHAMLAIDAIEGAPVLPEHGLLIIDEAHELVNRVTGAATAELTVGAVNRAVKRAAKLANEKAVDALQAAAENFHGLMETAQPGQVDELPEYLGYAVAAIRDACRQVITSLGETRDKGLTDEDAVRKQAMASAETLHETADRLLTGSEYDVVWIERSDRFGPGTASLRVAPLSVSGLLRENLYKDRSVVLTSATLKLGGDFNGVAASLGLPGETRLPDQRTPDGPAAETGEDAPPYWRGLDVGSPFSYPKQGILYVAKHLPPPGREPDRPEMLDELTELIGAAGGRTLGLFSSMRAAQTAAEKLRERLDVPILLQGEDTLGELIKTFAADAETCLFGTLSLWQGVDVPGSACQLVVMDRIPFPRPDDPLMSARQKDVEARGGNGFMAVAATHAALLMAQGAGRLVRAADDKGIVAVLDPRLATARYGGFFRSSMPDFWYTTDRNQVRRSLAAIDAAAPPVKQR, encoded by the coding sequence ATGACGAACGACACCACCGAACCCCTGCCCGGCGGCCCGGAGACGGCCGAGACCCCCGCGCCGGCCCCCGCCTCCCGCCTCCCCGAGCTGCTGCACGCCGCCGTCGCCGCCGTCGGCGGCACCGAGCGGCCCGGCCAGGTCCGGATGGCCGAGGCGGTCTCCGCCGCCGTCGACGACGGCGAGCACCTGCTCGTCCAGGCCGGCACCGGCACCGGCAAGTCCCTCGCCTACCTGGTGCCCGCGCTCGCCCACGGCGACCGGGTGGTCGTCGCCACCGCGACGCTCGCCCTGCAGCGCCAGCTGGTCGAGCGCGACCTGCCGCGCACCGTCGAGGCGCTGCACCCGGTGCTGCGCCGCCGCCCGCTGTTCGCCATGCTCAAGGGCCGCTCCAACTACCTGTGCCTGCACCGGGCCAACGAGGGCACCCCGAGCGACGAGGGCGAGGGCCTGTTCGATCCGGTCGACGCGCTCGGCGGCCCCACCGGCAAGCTCGGCAAGGACGTGCTCCGGCTGCGCGAGTGGGCCGAGGAGACCGAGACCGGCGACCGCGACGACCTCACCCCCGGCGTCTCCGACCGGGCCTGGGCCCAGCTCGCCGTCACCTCCAAGGAGTGCCTGGGCGCCTCCCGCTGCGCCTACGGCGAGGAGTGCTTCGCCGAGCAGGCCCGCGAGCGCGCCAAGCTGGCCGACGTGGTGGTCACCAACCACGCGATGCTCGCGATCGACGCGATCGAGGGCGCCCCGGTGCTGCCCGAGCACGGCCTGCTGATCATCGACGAGGCGCACGAGCTGGTGAACCGGGTCACCGGCGCGGCCACCGCCGAGCTGACCGTCGGCGCGGTCAACCGGGCGGTCAAGCGCGCCGCCAAACTCGCCAACGAGAAGGCGGTGGACGCGCTGCAGGCCGCCGCCGAGAACTTCCACGGCCTGATGGAGACCGCCCAGCCCGGCCAGGTCGACGAGCTCCCCGAGTACCTCGGCTACGCCGTCGCCGCCATCCGGGACGCCTGCCGCCAGGTGATCACCTCGCTCGGCGAGACCAGGGACAAGGGCCTCACCGACGAGGACGCCGTCCGCAAGCAGGCGATGGCCTCCGCCGAGACGCTGCACGAGACGGCGGACCGGCTGCTCACCGGCTCCGAGTACGACGTGGTCTGGATCGAGCGCTCCGACCGCTTCGGCCCGGGCACCGCCTCGCTGCGGGTCGCCCCGCTGTCGGTCTCCGGCCTGCTCCGGGAGAACCTGTACAAGGACCGCTCGGTCGTCCTGACCTCCGCCACCCTCAAGCTCGGCGGCGACTTCAACGGCGTCGCCGCCTCGCTCGGCCTGCCCGGCGAGACCCGGCTCCCCGACCAGCGCACCCCCGACGGCCCCGCCGCCGAGACCGGCGAGGACGCCCCGCCGTACTGGCGCGGGCTGGACGTCGGCTCCCCGTTCAGCTACCCCAAGCAGGGCATCCTCTACGTCGCCAAGCACCTCCCGCCGCCCGGCCGGGAGCCCGACCGGCCCGAGATGCTGGACGAGCTGACCGAGCTGATCGGCGCGGCCGGCGGGCGCACCCTCGGCCTGTTCTCCTCGATGCGGGCCGCCCAGACCGCCGCCGAGAAGCTCCGCGAACGGCTCGACGTGCCGATCCTGCTCCAGGGCGAGGACACCCTCGGCGAGCTCATCAAGACCTTCGCGGCGGACGCCGAGACCTGCCTGTTCGGCACCCTCTCGCTCTGGCAGGGCGTCGACGTGCCCGGCTCGGCCTGCCAGCTCGTCGTGATGGACCGGATCCCCTTCCCCCGGCCGGACGACCCGCTGATGAGCGCCCGGCAGAAGGACGTCGAGGCCCGCGGCGGCAACGGCTTCATGGCGGTCGCCGCCACCCACGCCGCGCTGCTGATGGCCCAGGGCGCCGGCCGGCTGGTCCGGGCCGCCGACGACAAGGGCATCGTCGCGGTCCTCGACCCGCGGCTGGCCACCGCCCGGTACGGCGGCTTCTTCCGCTCCTCCATGCCGGACTTCTGGTACACCACCGACCGCAACCAGGTCCGCCGCTCGCTCGCCGCGATCGACGCCGCCGCCCCGCCGGTCAAGCAGCGCTGA
- the lexA gene encoding transcriptional repressor LexA, which translates to MSRSQPIEETPLGAPVPVARSLPGRPPGIRTDEAGLTERQRRVIEVIRDSVQRRGYPPSMREIGQAVGLSSTSSVAHQLMALERKGFLRRDPHRPRAYEVRGVEVARPTATETSGRPSTSYVPLVGRIAAGGPILAEQTVEDVFPLPRQLVGEGELFALTVKGDSMVEAAICDGDWVTVRKQPVAENGDIVAAMIDGEATVKRLKREDGKIWLMPHNAAYEPIPGDNATILGKVVAVLRRL; encoded by the coding sequence ATGAGCCGTAGTCAGCCGATCGAGGAAACCCCGCTCGGTGCTCCCGTCCCCGTCGCCCGCTCGCTCCCCGGCCGGCCGCCCGGCATCCGCACCGACGAGGCGGGCCTGACCGAGCGGCAGCGCCGGGTCATCGAGGTCATCCGGGACTCCGTCCAGCGCCGGGGGTACCCGCCGTCCATGCGGGAGATCGGCCAGGCCGTCGGCCTGTCCTCGACCTCCTCGGTGGCGCACCAGCTGATGGCCCTGGAGCGCAAGGGCTTCCTGCGCCGCGACCCGCACCGCCCGCGCGCCTACGAGGTGCGCGGCGTCGAGGTGGCCCGCCCGACGGCGACCGAGACCTCCGGCCGGCCCTCCACCTCGTACGTGCCGCTGGTCGGCCGGATCGCGGCCGGCGGCCCGATCCTGGCCGAGCAGACCGTCGAGGACGTCTTCCCGCTGCCGCGCCAACTGGTCGGCGAGGGCGAGCTGTTCGCGCTGACGGTGAAGGGCGACAGCATGGTCGAGGCCGCGATCTGCGACGGCGACTGGGTGACCGTCCGCAAGCAGCCGGTCGCCGAGAACGGCGACATCGTGGCCGCGATGATCGACGGCGAGGCGACGGTCAAGCGGCTGAAGCGCGAGGACGGCAAGATCTGGCTGATGCCGCACAACGCCGCGTACGAGCCGATCCCGGGCGACAACGCGACGATCCTGGGCAAGGTGGTGGCGGTGCTGCGCCGCCTCTGA
- the nrdR gene encoding transcriptional regulator NrdR, whose product MHCPFCRHQDSRVVDSRASDDGSSIRRRRQCPDCGRRFTTVETATLMVIKRSGVTEPFSREKVISGVRKACQGRPVTEDALAQLGQRVEECVRASGSAELSTHDVGLAILGPLRDLDVVAYLRFASVYRAFDNLEDFEAAIAELRAEQAVAPEPVPVS is encoded by the coding sequence GTGCACTGCCCCTTCTGCCGGCACCAGGACAGCAGAGTCGTGGACAGTCGGGCCAGCGACGACGGGAGCTCGATCCGCCGCCGCCGGCAGTGCCCGGACTGCGGTCGCCGGTTCACCACCGTCGAGACCGCCACCCTGATGGTGATCAAGCGCAGCGGCGTCACCGAGCCCTTCTCCCGCGAGAAGGTGATCTCCGGCGTCCGCAAGGCCTGCCAGGGCCGCCCGGTCACCGAGGACGCGCTGGCCCAGCTCGGCCAGCGGGTCGAGGAGTGCGTGCGGGCCAGCGGCAGCGCGGAACTCTCCACCCACGACGTCGGGCTGGCCATACTCGGCCCGCTGCGGGACCTCGACGTGGTGGCCTACCTGCGCTTCGCCTCGGTCTACCGCGCCTTCGACAACCTCGAGGACTTCGAGGCGGCGATCGCGGAGCTGCGCGCCGAGCAGGCCGTCGCCCCCGAACCGGTGCCCGTGTCCTAG